AAcggggccagaggaggccacagagatgacctgagggctgaagcacctcctgtatgagcACAGATGAAGAGAGTTGAGGtgcttcagcctggagaagagaaggctccagggagaactcagagcagctgaaaggggttccaggaaagctggggaggggctctggatcagggagggcagggagaggatgaggggaacggttttgagctgcaagaggggagattgagatgacatcttggggagaaatattttgctgtgagggtggggaggccctggcccaggtttcccagagcagtggtggctgccccatccctggaggggttccaggccaggttggatggggcttggatcccCTGAGCCAGTAGGAGGTCTCCCTGCCAATGACAggaggtggaactagatgggctatgaggtcctttcccactcaaaccattccatgcttcTGTGGTTCTAGGATTCCCCTCCCACCTCTGTGGGGAGCTGCCGGCCACCACTCACCCTGGAAGGCAAGCTCGTGTTTCTGCATGACGCCGTCTCCCACTCTTCGCAGCGTCTCCAGCGCCTTCTCCATCACCGCATCCCCCGATCCACCACCGGGCCAGGCCGGCCCGCCCAGCAACGCcgggaaaagctttttcttgagCCCCGGCTCGCTTTGCCCCGCCGCCTCTCGGAGGTACCGGTTGATGAGCTCCAAAGTGTCCTGACGGAGCCTGTCGGGCGGGCCGGGAGGGGTCCCGGGCAACGACTCCCCCGCCGGGCCTCGCTCGGGGTCGGATTCACACCCATCGAGTTCATCCTCGGGGGTCCCGGCCGCTGCCAAGCAGCCAATCAGGCCCGAGGACCCCTCGCTGCGGCCAATCAGGCCCGAGGACGCTGCCGAGCAGCCAATCAGGCCCGAGGACGCGGCTGAGCAGCCAAGCAGCGTTGAGGACCCCGCGCAGCGGCCAATCAGCGAGCGGGGGGGGTCGCGGCGGGCGCCGGCAGCGCGCACCCCCGCGGAGCTAATGGGGGCGGCCGGTACCTCAGCGGTGGCGGCGCCCAGGGTGGTGGTAGTGGTGGTGGAGGGAGGCGGGACGGGGTCTCCTCCAGGCGAAGCGGGAGCCAAAGCTGGGCcgccggggccgccgccgccgccgcagtAGAGGTTGAAGCTGATAACCGCGTTGCGCTTGAGGGCGAACATGGCGGCGCGCTCAAAACTCCGAGCTGCGCAGGAGGAAGCGGCGCTGGCGCTTATATGGCGGAGGAGGTGAcaggaaggggcggggcttcCGCTTCCGGTCCGGCCCCTGCGCGCGGggatcggggggggggggggggaggtgtgGGGAGGCAGCGCCATTCGGTCATTGGGGTCAAAGGGGAGAgaggcagtggggctgggaaagAGCTCGGAG
This window of the Cuculus canorus isolate bCucCan1 chromosome 28, bCucCan1.pri, whole genome shotgun sequence genome carries:
- the MCL1 gene encoding induced myeloid leukemia cell differentiation protein Mcl-1 isoform X3, producing the protein MFALKRNAVISFNLYCGGGGGPGGPALAPASPGGDPVPPPSTTTTTTLGAATAEVPAAPISSAGVRAAGARRDPPRSLIGRCAGSSTLLGCSAASSGLIGCSAASSGLIGRSEGSSGLIGCLAAAGTPEDELDGCESDPERGPAGESLPGTPPGPPDRLRQDTLELINRYLREAAGQSEPGLKKKLFPALLGGPAWPGGGSGDAVMEKALETLRRVGDGVMQKHELAFQGMLRKLEIQKEEDLQSVCELSAHMFSDGVTNWGRVVTLISFGAFVAKHLKSINQEKCISSLAGIITDALVSSKREWIMSQGGWEGFVDFFRVEDLEGSIRNILMAFAGVAGLGASLAYMIRP
- the MCL1 gene encoding induced myeloid leukemia cell differentiation protein Mcl-1 isoform X1 produces the protein MFALKRNAVISFNLYCGGGGGPGGPALAPASPGGDPVPPPSTTTTTTLGAATAEVPAAPISSAGVRAAGARRDPPRSLIGRCAGSSTLLGCSAASSGLIGCSAASSGLIGRSEGSSGLIGCLAAAGTPEDELDGCESDPERGPAGESLPGTPPGPPDRLRQDTLELINRYLREAAGQSEPGLKKKLFPALLGGPAWPGGGSGDAVMEKALETLRRVGDGVMQKHELAFQGMLRKLEIQKEEDLQSVCELSAHMFSDGVTNWGRVVTLISFGAFVAKHLKSINQEKCISSLAGIITDALVSSKREWIMSQGGWEGFVDFFRVEDLEGSIRNILMAFAGVAGLGASLAYMIRCQGASSEGPQTLPASPEFQFLRVMVIGSMWPAWGQRVQPGGAQRSSGLRNSFLLPGPTLLWGTLARKSLF
- the MCL1 gene encoding induced myeloid leukemia cell differentiation protein Mcl-1 isoform X2 is translated as MFALKRNAVISFNLYCGGGGGPGGPALAPASPGGDPVPPPSTTTTTTLGAATAEVPAAPISSAGVRAAGARRDPPRSLIGRCAGSSTLLGCSAASSGLIGCSAASSGLIGRSEGSSGLIGCLAAAGTPEDELDGCESDPERGPAGESLPGTPPGPPDRLRQDTLELINRYLREAAGQSEPGLKKKLFPALLGGPAWPGGGSGDAVMEKALETLRRVGDGVMQKHELAFQGMLRKLEIQKEEDLQSVCELSAHMFSDGVTNWGRVVTLISFGAFVAKHLKSINQEKCISSLAGIITDALVSSKREWIMSQGGWEGFVDFFRVEDLEGSIRNILMAFAGVAGLGASLAYMIRRWKN